From a single Silene latifolia isolate original U9 population chromosome 6, ASM4854445v1, whole genome shotgun sequence genomic region:
- the LOC141588762 gene encoding uncharacterized protein LOC141588762 has translation MAHIQSIPISSITKETSRTEQLTIRVMRLWYRKSETNPKEVKGVELILIDENGDTIQASINQRLTRLFLEHLNEGSTYKIRRFSVSSNRVGLDMTTIHPCKIWFEYSTRVVPIPNVDIPFSTHAFYTFNEVVFGAMPNRLYIEIEQEFINKPKPMLVMLFVKRSVYEGEVSITSTWGATKILVNPDMNKVKVFNNSFPDDDEPVFGAPETAGYHPPILASANIKTLSEISNLTKGGAYVTMTKIIELDTSDPDLVEFIIWDDVMVDLLEKIAQAILDEDEMYSVVPPPYFRPLLDMTFVAKIRVTDLYNIEQKSKTFGVISLCDDPRTIAKWDAMNNARKEQMREIIESESVLNSQEITPQKGVVETSEASDKTSATKLKEIKMGKQPMEF, from the exons ATGGCACACATCCAGAGTATTCCAATTTCGAGCATCACCAAAGAAACATCCAGGACGGAGCAATTAACTATTCGGGTTATGAGATTGTGGTACAGAAAGTCGGAGACAAATCCTAAGGAAGTGAAAGGTGTAGAACTCATCCTAATTGATGAAAAT GGAGACACAATTCAGGCATCAATCAACCAGAGGCTGACTCGCCTTTTCTTAGAGCACCTTAATGAAGGGAGCACATACAAAATCAGAAGGTTCAGTGTATCATCAAACCGAGTGGGACTTGACATGACAACAATTCACCCGTGCAAGATTTGGTTCGAGTATAGCACTAGGGTGGTACCCATTCCTAATGTAGATATTCCATTTTCTACCCATGCTTTCTACACTTTCAATGAGGTGGTCTTTGGAGCAATGCCGAATAGACTTTATATTG AAATCGAGCAAGAGTTCATTAACAAACCAAAGCCAATGTTGGTTATGCTATTCGTAAAACGTTCTGTTTATGAAG GGGAAGTTAGCATAACATCAACATGGGGTGCAACAAAGATATTGGTTAATCCAGATATGAACAAGGTGAAAGTGTTCAACAATAG TTTTCCAGATGATGATGAACCCGTCTTTGGGGCTCCAGAAACTGCTGGGTACCATCCTCCAATCCTCGCAAGTGCAAACATCAAAACACTATCAGAGATATCAAATTTAACCAAAGGAGGAGCATATGTCACAATGACCAAGATTATTGAGTTAGATACATCTG ATCCAGATTTGGTTGAGTTCATTATTTGGGATGATGTAATGGTTGATTTGCTTGAGAAAATAGCACAAGCCATCCTTGACGAAGATGAG ATGTACAGTGTCGTCCCTCCCCCATATTTCAGACCTCTACTTGACATGACATTTGTGGCAAAAATAAGAGTGACTGATTTATATAACATTGAGCAAAAATCAAAGACATTTGGGGTGATCAGTTTATGTGATGATCCAAGAACAATTGCTAAGTGGGATGCCATGAATAATGCAAGAAAG GAGCAAATGAGAGAGATAATTGAGTCCGAGTCTGTACTGAATTCCCAAGAGATCACACCACAGAAAGGTGTCGTGGAGACGTCTGAAGCATCCGACAAAACATCTGCAACAAAACTGAAGGAAATTAAGATGGGCAAGCAGCCTATGGAGTTCTAA